AGATGCGTTGTATTAATTTAAGTATGTTTTAGAACGAGATAAAAACTGCTCACATAGCTTTGAAAGAAATGAAGGTaatcaaatgaaaatgattgGTTGCAACTCACACattaagcttaaaaaaaaaactgaggttGACCAGTCCACTTTTCTCATATTCTTGAATACTAAAGATTGATTTCCCCAGTGTTGCACGTTGCTCTAACGAACTACCTTGTGTTTCACTGCTCTCTCGGTGTCCTCGATGGAAAACATGAGGACATGCAGGTTACTGTAGCCCTGATGATCAGCCGAACCGGAAACGGAAAACGCATGGATTAGTGTGTTTACAATTCGCTTCATCCTGGGTGCAACCGGCATTAGCCTGCCTTCCAAGACAAAAGAACCAATTTGCACTTGCAGTCTAATGCTTATTGGAGCATATCGTTTCCTATAATAAAAACAGCCTATTTCACTGTCCTAGTGCGGAATTGACGGACTTGTTGTGTGTGATATCTGCTGCAGCGTCTGGCCAACCACCATCTGTGGAAGTGGGACAAGGGAACAGATGGCGCATCCAACCCGGCCTGCAGGGCTGCTGACGCTGACTGTTGGGACAGGTTTGGGGATGAGTGCCAAACATTAACACAGGATGTTGTCTTTCTCTATTGTGCAGTACACCAGTCTATATTGTGCAGACTTGACCATGTCAGTGTGACTCGGACCAGGGTTTTTGACAAGAACCATCGCAGATTTTGTCGACATTGATGAGCGACGAGTGGAGCGCTTGCATCAACTTAATCCCCTGTTGACGTGTCTCTTGATCGGTGAACAATGGTTGACAACCGCTACGCTACAGCTCTGGTCATCGCCTGTGTGCTGAGCATACTGGCCACTGTGTATCTGTCGGTGGCCGTCGGGACGCAGCACTGGTACCAGTACAGCAGCCCCACCGTCCGAGGAGAGGCCAATGTGTCTGAGCTGCGCTCCCTGTACGAGGAGTTCATGGATGGGGAGTTTGATGAGAAAACCTACAGCGACACACTGTTCCGCCTCAATGGGACTGTGGGCCTGTGGTGGCGATGTGTGCTCGTCCCTGCCAACGCGAACTGGTACAAAGAAACAGGTatgtagcctataaaactgTCATAACCTGCCCAATTACACTGCTCTGTCACTTCTTCTACAGGCGCATGAGTAATCCAAACTGTAAACAAGTGTTTTCAGAATGAGCCACACCTTGTCTCAGGTGGATGCCAATCAGATGTGGCTCATTCATTCCGCAGATATAATCTGTAAAGCAGGAAGTTTTAACGCTTGGGCTACTGGTGCTATTAGCTCTACTGTGGCTCTTATGTACTGCGGAttaattctgtttattttgatTGATCACCACTAAAGCAGCATCATCAAGCCTACGTCACGTTGTCCGTCATACATGTTGTTCTTAAggctcctgtgaggagatttCAGCTGGTTATGAGTCAGAGTTAAATTTAATTCCGAAGATTCTTTAtaacctacaaaagcaaacaggacCATCAGCTGTTTCTTTGATTATATTCACTCCTGGAATTGCTTGGGGAAGGTGTCAGATGAAGGGATTCATTTcacttaaagtttttgtttgttttttttacatttcatttcaacatgttCCCCACTTGAGATTTCCAAAATCACAAACATATGGTTGGCTATTTGCCCAATCAGAGGCGGGATTTATGTTAAAATCAACTATTTGGGCTGTGTTACAAGAAGCAGCTAGTAGCCTTCTTTAAATTtcgttcaagtcccggcacggaccatTTGGTAATTGgtccggaaattggtctggtagctggagaggtgccagtccacttcctgagcactgctgaggtgcccttgagcaaggcacctaacccctatgttgcctatgtttgtgtagcatgttaactagacagggTGTTAAAAAACGAATTTCCCTttgcaggatcaataaagtataaattattattattattattattattattattattataatttctGTGTGATCTTGTGGTCCCTAAAGATCACAGAGTCGGATTAAACTGAGAAGATTTATATCAAGCCACTCTGTTGTGTGAcgttttaaagtttaaaaaatgtagccTATAGGCCTACATATtaacaagattaaaaaaaatatatatatatatatatacgatATAAGAATTAAAGTAAAATATATACAGTCATCGTTTATACAGTTATCTGATTTGACATCTTTTAACTATTAGGCTATATCATGAGTAGTTAAAGTTGATATGACGCTGTTGATAGAAAGCGGAAATAATTGCTATTCCTCTGggtgtttgcacacacacattatagtGAAATGAAAAGGATGTTTTCACGATCTTAAtggtatttttatttaagttaaaCTGGGCCCTGTCAGTCACAAATTTGATTTGgttggggggggagggaggtCACGGACATTTTCCCCCATTCAAGGAAGGGCATGACAGAATTAAGGGCCCTTAAGTTTGAGAAGCACTGACTTGAATCATCTGCTGCAGTTGTTCCACTGAATGAGAAAAACTTCAAGAATCTAgcccaaaaaaatattttaaaatactttttcatcTAAAGTGATTTAAAGTAGCTGGATGAATACAATACTCAGACACAGGGTCTTTGTGTTAATTTCGTCGTTCAGATGCAAAGATGGCGCTGGAGTGTCGAAGCTTCAGCCTAACTCAGCAGTTCACTCCCAAATATAAAGAACCCGGAAACCACAACAGTGGAGAGGACATGCTGCGCACATGTAAGTCTTTTCACAACAGGTTAACCCTTATTCTAATAATAAAGCTTTGTGTAAAATCTGTAACAGATTCAGCCTCTTCTCTGCCTAATACAATATGTATGAACAATATGTGATATTGAATAATACATGGTCCCTAATAAGGGCAGTTTCTTCTGTCATGTTTAAAAGGAGGATTAAGATGAAGAAATCAATAGCTTTGATGCACACTCACTCATTACTTTCTTTGTCTGCATGTACGTAAAGACTTGTGGAGGTTCCAGTTTCTGCTGCCACTGGTGTCCCTGGGTTTGGTGGTGCTGGCGGGCCTGACTGGGTTCTGTGCCTGCCTCTGCCGAAGCCTCGCCCCCACCCTCGGCatagggatacttcacctgctGGCTGGTAAGATCTGTACTGTTCAAGTCAATATGATGGTTTATCAAGCAACTACATCTAAGAATCAGTTTGCACCAACTcacaattaaatacatttaaaaaaaatcatgtgcaGTATGTAACACGTCAAAATCAGAGTGAAGTTTATTCCTCATGATCAATTTGTGCAGTAGCAAATAGGAAATCTTAATTTTGTGAGGGAAACTTTCGTGAATCTATTAGAAAACACCCTTTTTATTGAAAGAGGGCACTAAACTGTACAATTATGCTAGCTGTGCTGAGAGCCTAATTTGAGCTTCATGATAATGTCTGAAGACTTTCATGCTCACAGTGACCATGTTAACACACCATGGTGAGCAGATATAAAGTCTATAACAGGTTTAACATGAAATGTATGTTTCAAAACAATAATCTAAAGGAGTCCCCTGATTTTGTGCCCTGTAGGACTCTGCACCTTAGCCACAGTGTGCTGCTACCTGGCTGGGATGGACCTGCTCCACAGGGTGTCAATGCTGCCTGATAAGGTGGATGGCTCCCTAGGCTGGTCCCTCTACTTGGCCCTCATCTCCTCTCCGCTCCACATGATGGCCGCTGCACTGCTCGTGTGGGCGGCCCGCAGCCATAGTCAGAACTACTACCGCATGACCGCCTACAGGGTGGCATAGACTGCAATTCTGCAGTGAATCCCTGCTCTGATGAAATATGCCACCCAGACAacaagatgcttttttttttttataatggtCTCAGAGGAATGGGATGTGGGTTAATCTATGCGTTTTGCCCTCTGATAGATTAAAGTACAGGCGCTCTATGGTTATGACCCTATCTGCTGCATTAAAAGATTAAGGAAGGGTTAAGGGTTATTGGAATTTTTTATCAAAAAGGTTGAGAAAGATGTTGACATTGCAGCATATGGTCAGAGAAACTTAACGGCAAGCTGAAAATGATAAGCTTATCTGAGTTCCATTATCAAAAAATTATTCCAAGTTCTGAATAAGGGGGGGTCACAATTGAAAAATAGTTTTTTCAAGAAAATAGTACCCTTTAGTTGATCACTAACAATTAGAAATACATTCAATCAGATGCCTAAAAGCTGTAAGAGGGCAAGAAACCTGAGAGGGTTGAATGATATAGCAAGGTTTAACTATTCCCATGGATAgccaaactttttaaaaagagaatatTAAGCTTACGATTAACAGGTTCAATGACCGATTGTACCCACAGCTGTTCACACACAGCATTCATGCGCCATGTGGAGTAATTATAGACAGTTCACGTGCTCCCATTCAATTTTACCTTGAATTGCTGTGAGGTGTGGTGACATTTCCCCTTTGTTCGATTATCAAAAACACCTTGCTGTACGAGTAAGATGTACTGGACACACCCTGAGCTTGTTTCTGTGAAACTGCAGCTATGTTAGTTCAAGTTTATTGCATAAGAGTGCTGTTGTGTAGTCAGTCTTTCACTTCAGCTGCTTGAAAACAAAGTCAGGGAAACAAGGCTTTAGTAAGGAGTACAGGGAGATTGGCATTGATTGTTACTATACATGCTGTTATAATCGATCTGGTACACCCTTTTTTTAagtaatgtttatttattcatgccATTATTCCGGTCAGActttgtttatatattttttttcagccatGGTATTGctttctttgttattttcaagcatatttgtaacattttgattaattttttAGGCttttgtagttaaaaaaaaaaaaaaacccaaaggtGGACATTTTGTCAAAACTGTAGTGAACTTTCCTCGTTTTGTTGTCCTTACATACATTGGTTTCCTCATCCTTTGTTATCTCagttgtattatttatttaataagttCCTCtgtgtattattaatttatgtCATTTCCATTCAACAGGATCTAAGGGAAAGCGTATTTCCCTGTAAGGCATTATGAATGTAATTCAAAGGCCATATGGTGATAAACTACAGTATTCTTTTGCACTTAAATTATTGTTGAACATATCCTGAATATTGCTGGAGTGATCAGtagtgaatatatattttttagacaatgtatatgaaataaaataaaaatacatttagaaaagaatCGCTTTAACCCTAAAAGCCATGCTATATGTCTGTAATATATTAAGCACCACCTTTCACGGTTTCAAAAAACTAAAGAATGTCTGCAAATGATGCACTGTGTGTGGTCTTATGGGTATTATGATGAACAAGATGTGTTTTGCATATTCAGTATTTTAATTCAAGAAATTGTTCTTTCCCTGAATCCTCTATAGTGTAAACACTAAATGACTGTAATTGTGTGAGTCAACAGTGGATGTGTTGTTCATTCTATGGACCTGAAACCATGACAAATTTCCACCTAAATATTATTTGTGTGAATGTACAGTATGCGAGTGTATTTATGATTAGTCCATCATCAGCTGTCGTTTCAATAAACGCTTTTTGTAAAATTGAATTCATGGTCACGTCAGTCTCATCATGTCAAGTCCATCCTCAATCTTCTTCCTCCGATGCAAAATTCTCTTCGTTAGCCTGTtgctcctcctctgtctgcacCCGGATTGCAGGAATGATCACACGCCTTTTTCTTGCGAGGGAGAGAGCGATGCCCTTCTCGTAATAAGCACATTCATTGATGAAGAAAGGATAAAGAGGTTCTTTTCCTTTATAACTCAGTGTTTCACCTGAGAATGTCTGGAACAACGGGTCTCCCGGGTGAAGCAGGCAGAAGTCTCTGTCCTgtgggaaagaaaaaacaattataGATTGAATGCTAAGTAGCGATAACAGTGAGCTTTACAATTTGTCTTTTAACCTCTACAGATTAGGTTTAACAGCAGCTTTGAGGTTTTAAACtagttttgtttgcatttattttgttcggattttaaatgtttaaccatTCACAATGAGGCCTATAGTCTATGTACCTAAATATATATCTCAAACAGGGCTAGCCTAAATTGTTATACTATTCTAAGCTAGCAATTGGAATATGTTCTATATTGCCCTCTGTTTGTTATGATAGCTATGCTAGCAATGAGGATAACATGGAGTATGTGTAAAGGCTTCCCTGTTTCTCCTACTCTTCCTGTTGAGCTTTAGATAATTGGGTAGTTGTTAAGTTATGAACCTTGACTGGAGACCAACATGTTAGCTAAACCCCTTGTCCCTAGTTCACCATTTAAGCTAACCACTTCAGAGCTTTAGCAATGCTATAGTTTTACACTTATCACAGATATGAGAGTTGAATCCCTCTTACTGTATATCTACCTACAAAGCAACTGAATAAAATACACTTGCCATTATATCTAATGTTAGTAATCACCTGGGTGTCCCTCACAAATGTACTGAAGTAGGGCAGGATTGCAAGAATGCAATACTGGCACAACTCTGTGAGTCTCAGGATTGGTGATAAACATCTCAAACCCACATCCCTGACATCACCACAGATCACATTGAATATTTGTGTGACGGTTTAAGCggaaatatttttgttttttttaattcataaagCCAGTTATTTATAGAAGGACTGTGAGTCATGCAAGTCACAGAAGTTACAAAAAGccttatcattatcattatatCATTATAAGGCGCTATTATCTTTTGTTTCAATCCAACCGTTTCTACTCTTCAGTCACATGTCAAGGCTGCAGTGGGATCACTATTCACACAGTcacaatgttttcattttttcattcacGGCTGTGTGTCGTTTTTTATTCCATCTTTAAACAAGCAGATGTACATTTCAGTACATATAACCTAGTAACCTAAAAGCTTATGATcttactggatcaaaaaaacacatgttaattATTTTAAGGGTGTTTTTTAATGCTGTTGATGTGACCCCTGATGTGACTTTTTCTACAAATTTCCACACTGAAATTTTCCAATTTCCACACTCCGCCGCTGTCTACTGACTACAAATACCTAATTGATTAAacttagaaaatgtatttttagaaaTGTACCGATTGAACATATGATTATTTTTTCGTCTGTAATAAATATCATGTTACATATTTCTTTCTAAAACCTATCTTGGGAAAATAATCAGAAATGTTACATACTCAGGCCATTATGTAATCCAGTGGAGTTTATGGTAAATGATTTACAGGATGCCATGGCATGTAAAACAATTTGTGGACATCATTGTCTATAACGTCCTTGTTATGCCCTAAAGGCAAAGGGCTCCACCCTGCCTTGCGAACATTCAGACTGCACATGGTTTAATAATACAAAGAAAATGACACCTCATACACACGCATACAAACACTTACTGGAAAAGAAATTTAAATCTTCTATAAACAGCAGGCAAGGTTATAGACAAGTTATTAAATATGAATCATCTTGGCACAGTGTGAAATGCATGTGAACAAAAGGCGATCTTTTTTCTCAAAAGGCCTAATTATGTTATTTAAGCTGACCTGTAATTCATTGTCATGGTCATTGAGTGGCAATTATGTTAAGTGCCTGTTAGTTCCTTGTTCTACTTTCCTTGTCATTGGCTATTTATAAGGAAATAATTGGCCTTTATTTAATCCTACAAAGATAAACTTCTTTCATTAAAGCTTAAGGCCACACTTTTTATCAGAGTGTACCTGGAGTTGAGGATGAATGGCTGCGGTGATGTTGCGTGTTTCACTGTCTCTTGGGTAGTCAATGTTTTTAACCATGGTGAACACCTCCACAAGTCCTCCTTCAAAAATAGTAccttgaaaaagaagaaaacaagcaaacatgggatttaagaaaaaaaagggcttcAACATTTGTTAATAGTGTAGCAAGGCCAAAAATACCCATTGTGGAACCTGAACTCATTTGCACCTGAGTTGAAGAAATGGATCCAATCCATCATGTGCTGCACGCCTAATTTCATCGCTGTATAGATGTTTGACCTCACCACCCCATGGGGTTGGGGGCCAATCTCCATGGCtgtagaaaaaaatgaattttagATGTCAAACATTGCAGATAATCAAGCGTTCAAATGCTTTGGACAAGTTGGTGTTCTGCTAAAAACTTACCAAAGCCGTGTTTTCCTACTGAATCAAGAGAATATGATTCTTTATTAGAGACGTCGAAATGGATGTACCTCATTGGTACGTCGGGCAGCTGCATCTAGAGTGACACATCAAACTGAACTTTAGATTTCAAGCATGGTCGAGTCAAATTAAGCCTTATCAAAAATATAGTACATTTCAAACAACTAGAGCTGTTATAGGCAACAGAGGCAACAGAAAACAAGGTTAACATTCAGAAAAGTCATCATGTTCCCTGGCGGAAATCAAGATAAAAATATTCTTGATAGAGTCTAACAGAGTCTTTAAAGGCTGCATGCCATTTAATTTTATATGTGATATAGCTGCTACCAGTGGATTCCATGCTTACTAATGAAAGGGCCCAGTGGGATTATACATAGGGGAAAGAGTGCAGGCCCACAAACAGAGCCTTGAGGAACCACACAGCTGAAGGGGGCCCTGAAGGATAAAGTGGGCCCTGAAGGATAAAGTGTTCCTCGAACTAGAAATACCTAAAAGTTTTACTAGAACCAATTAGGAGCCATTTCCTGGAATCCCAGcaactcatcatcatcatggttAGATTTTTAATATCAAATCTTTGTTTCTTGGAAGTTTATTGAACATGTGAGGTTTACTGATTTTTCTCTTGAATGTAAGTACTTGCCTGCAGGTATTTGAATATGTGCAGGCAGATCCAGTCACAGTCAGAGTATGCGATGAAGCACAATCCCATGTTGGCGGTGGTGTTGTGAAGGTCGCAAACAAGATCCACCGATTCACGAGTTCCTTTGGGACCCAGCAAGGCATTCAGATCTCTTGATCTGATCATTTCGTAGGGTGGCCTGTCTGACAAGGGACAactgagagacagagaacaaaTCAGCTTGCCAATCACCACACACAACATAACTGTTAGCATAAGCTCTGACTTCTTTCTTACTTAAGGATGGCATGGGTGAAACAGCGGTTCAAATCTGTGTCAACATATCTGCGGCAGAGCTGCACAGCCTTTGGGTTCCCCAGAACCATCAGCACTGACAGTggtttctcctctttttcctccttcaaCGCCTGCTTCTTCGCTTTAAGCAGCTCTCTAACCAAGTACACCCCAGACAGCTCATTGCCATGGGTACCGCCACACACCGCGACCCGGGGCAACCTTGGCAAACACAGAACCTCCATCTGACTGAAAGCAGGCAGAGATACAGTGGAAAAAGTGGAGAGATTTTAAGTCATATGCCACAAAATATGCatcgttttttttctcaaatccTCCTGTCATTCTGTTCATACACTAATTGCATCACTTTTTGATCAGTATGAAGAACTTTCAAATGATACCAAAAGAAACACGTTTTCCCCTCTCTTTTTGTATGTATCAGTCACTCCAGTTTTGATTTCAATGGGTACATTGTAGATAACAGTgcaacacagagcagagatattGATTTTTGTAACCTTACCTCGCCTTTCTGCTGTGCTGGAAAACTGTACAGGGGCAGTTCCGGGTTTAAACTTAATACAATTACTGTTCTCTAAAGCAGCTCTGAAATGAAAAGTCTCCTAACCGAAGAGGAAAGCTTGAGGGAAAACCGGCTGAAATTTCAGCTCGACATTCAAAAATAAGAGAGGAAATGAATGACGAAGCAACATACTGGGCATCTTACCCAGTCTACCCTTGCTGTTacctttctctttcctctcccctACCGTTTACCCTCTTCCACCCTCTCCCAGGCTTTCATGCAGTTTCACTGATTCAGCATTCTCATCCCAGCCTCTGTGCAGGCTATAGCCGCCTGTTTTTGCAAACTCTCACCGTCTCTCTACCACCTCTTGTCCACTGCACTGTACCACACTGTATCGTAGGCAGGGTGTGTCCTGAGTGTGACGTGATGTATTGGTGGCTTCCCTCCATCCCAACAGCTGTGAGGTCCACaactccctgtctctctctctcagccccATGTATAGGATGGTAGGTTCCAGTCTGCCTTTCAGACATTTGGctgaaaataaatctgctgGCATGACACAGCAAGAGAGGCGCCTGTGGTGTGTACAGTGAAAGAAAGAGTGTTTTTAATCAGCTTTTGCTTTAAAGAGTATACAGATTTAATCCTAAACTGTTTAATAAAAAGATACTACTTTTTCAGAATGGTCATAGCATTTTCTCCCTCTGACATgcgttatttattttttaaagtagattAATTTATTGGATATGTACAGtgtatgtatttttcttctgttgtgttattttgtgcCGCTTTGTACTGTAACCTGACAAGAATGGATTTTAGAggccaaaacaaacacctataaataaattgtttatcactaaaaattcattttaaattaactttaaaacaaataaaacaatgtttattAAAGCTGCCTGACATTTTTTAAGGAACTATAAACGACATGTACATTTTTGCAGGACACTTTAGCACCCTCACAGTTATGCTAGCACGTAGCTACATGGCAGCCACTATAGCAAAGTGTAAGGACTGCTAATGTTTGCTAATGTACAGTAAACCATAGACAGTAAACACACAATACAGCTAAGGCTCATGGGACATTTTTAAAGGGTAGTAGaaatttctactttttaccAGACTATGGCGAGTCAGCAAATAACCTGAAATACATAATTTAGAGggtaatgtaaatgtttgtagAGTACTCAAGTGTTGATGTGTTAGCTTACAGTTACTTTTGCCTCTAATGCTTCaagtcaatgatttttttttctcaatgtaTACAAATTTTGTGGTACATTTTGGAATTTAACAAGAAGTCTGCTACATAGCAATAGGCTTTTTtgacaagtttgttttttagtaAGATTAACTACTGTACGCTGTATATGAATTGCAAAATCAATGATACCATTAATTAAGGGCGGGCATGTTTTGACAGATTTTAATCGACAGCTCATGTTGTCCCAATGGAAGCGCCTGTCCTCCCGTTATGTCAAAGAATCAATTAACTTGTATTCCCTTAATAATAACTGATGAATATGTTGGATCAATGGAAATAAACAAGCACAGTAATGAAagcgttttttttgtttgacatcACAGCATTTGTTTATTacagattatttttctttgttaataCAAAATACTGAACAATGTCATGTCTCCCATCTGGGTTAAGTTTGGAAACTCCcttttttctcaaaatgaaGAAAGTCCTCTTCCATTAGTGCGAGAggaaccccaaaaaaaaaaaaaaaaaaaaaatcctacctTACAGTCATCAATACTATAATATGAATTTCTATACATTTA
This portion of the Labrus bergylta chromosome 22, fLabBer1.1, whole genome shotgun sequence genome encodes:
- the LOC109980753 gene encoding claudin domain-containing protein 1-like; its protein translation is MVDNRYATALVIACVLSILATVYLSVAVGTQHWYQYSSPTVRGEANVSELRSLYEEFMDGEFDEKTYSDTLFRLNGTVGLWWRCVLVPANANWYKETDAKMALECRSFSLTQQFTPKYKEPGNHNSGEDMLRTYLWRFQFLLPLVSLGLVVLAGLTGFCACLCRSLAPTLGIGILHLLAGLCTLATVCCYLAGMDLLHRVSMLPDKVDGSLGWSLYLALISSPLHMMAAALLVWAARSHSQNYYRMTAYRVA
- the LOC109980754 gene encoding N-acyl-aromatic-L-amino acid amidohydrolase (carboxylate-forming) B isoform X1 codes for the protein MPADLFSAKCLKGRLEPTILYMGLRERDRELWTSQLLGWREATNTSRHTQDTPCLRYSVVQCSGQEVVERRQMEVLCLPRLPRVAVCGGTHGNELSGVYLVRELLKAKKQALKEEKEEKPLSVLMVLGNPKAVQLCRRYVDTDLNRCFTHAILNCPLSDRPPYEMIRSRDLNALLGPKGTRESVDLVCDLHNTTANMGLCFIAYSDCDWICLHIFKYLQMQLPDVPMRYIHFDVSNKESYSLDSVGKHGFAMEIGPQPHGVVRSNIYTAMKLGVQHMMDWIHFFNSGTIFEGGLVEVFTMVKNIDYPRDSETRNITAAIHPQLQDRDFCLLHPGDPLFQTFSGETLSYKGKEPLYPFFINECAYYEKGIALSLARKRRVIIPAIRVQTEEEQQANEENFASEEED
- the LOC109980754 gene encoding N-acyl-aromatic-L-amino acid amidohydrolase (carboxylate-forming) B isoform X2, giving the protein MSERQTGTYHPIHGAERERQGVVDLTAVGMEGSHQYITSHSGHTLPTIQCGTVQWTRGGRETMEVLCLPRLPRVAVCGGTHGNELSGVYLVRELLKAKKQALKEEKEEKPLSVLMVLGNPKAVQLCRRYVDTDLNRCFTHAILNCPLSDRPPYEMIRSRDLNALLGPKGTRESVDLVCDLHNTTANMGLCFIAYSDCDWICLHIFKYLQMQLPDVPMRYIHFDVSNKESYSLDSVGKHGFAMEIGPQPHGVVRSNIYTAMKLGVQHMMDWIHFFNSGTIFEGGLVEVFTMVKNIDYPRDSETRNITAAIHPQLQDRDFCLLHPGDPLFQTFSGETLSYKGKEPLYPFFINECAYYEKGIALSLARKRRVIIPAIRVQTEEEQQANEENFASEEED
- the LOC109980754 gene encoding N-acyl-aromatic-L-amino acid amidohydrolase (carboxylate-forming) B isoform X3; amino-acid sequence: MEVLCLPRLPRVAVCGGTHGNELSGVYLVRELLKAKKQALKEEKEEKPLSVLMVLGNPKAVQLCRRYVDTDLNRCFTHAILNCPLSDRPPYEMIRSRDLNALLGPKGTRESVDLVCDLHNTTANMGLCFIAYSDCDWICLHIFKYLQMQLPDVPMRYIHFDVSNKESYSLDSVGKHGFAMEIGPQPHGVVRSNIYTAMKLGVQHMMDWIHFFNSGTIFEGGLVEVFTMVKNIDYPRDSETRNITAAIHPQLQDRDFCLLHPGDPLFQTFSGETLSYKGKEPLYPFFINECAYYEKGIALSLARKRRVIIPAIRVQTEEEQQANEENFASEEED